In a single window of the Streptomyces sp. NBC_00285 genome:
- a CDS encoding YdbC family protein, protein MLVKWIRCTVVDRRGFERGQRKWAGLLGEPGFRGQGGGWSRGRQGVAHVFSFWESRSFYDSFMARSHDRLAATQSGTFKDIQVKLFDHRFDVKTGFEPRFTDTDLVRFAHCRVHEERAEHFALMQEKVWNPAMAGSPGMIRGLFGEAPGHEFLVLSMWRSAAEHGKYRTERVERLTLRAQTEADVAALTGDIVDLEPAWTV, encoded by the coding sequence GTGCTGGTCAAGTGGATTCGCTGCACCGTGGTGGACCGCCGCGGCTTCGAGCGGGGGCAGCGAAAGTGGGCGGGGCTTCTGGGAGAGCCGGGGTTTCGGGGACAGGGCGGAGGCTGGAGCCGGGGGCGACAGGGTGTGGCGCACGTCTTCTCCTTCTGGGAGAGCCGTTCCTTCTACGACTCCTTCATGGCGCGTTCCCATGACCGGCTCGCGGCGACTCAGTCGGGAACGTTCAAGGACATCCAGGTCAAGTTGTTCGACCATCGCTTCGATGTGAAGACAGGCTTCGAGCCGCGCTTCACCGACACCGACCTGGTGCGGTTCGCCCACTGTCGTGTCCACGAGGAGCGTGCGGAGCACTTCGCGCTGATGCAGGAGAAGGTCTGGAACCCTGCGATGGCCGGTTCGCCCGGCATGATCCGCGGACTGTTCGGCGAGGCCCCGGGGCACGAGTTCCTGGTGCTCTCCATGTGGAGGTCGGCCGCAGAGCATGGCAAGTACCGCACCGAACGGGTGGAACGGCTCACTCTGCGCGCCCAGACGGAGGCCGACGTCGCCGCCCTCACAGGCGACATCGTGGATCTCGAACCGGCCTGGACAGTTTGA
- a CDS encoding TerD family protein, giving the protein MSAINKGIRKVEVALKWDPSPTGQPDTDLDIVAATYVAGDPYGDPAYVVHFDSRSPDGTIYLNRDSKDGKGFGWDEVMTLELERLDARYTRVVVGAVIQQRSAHRTFVGVANPALRIREGYTVLAEDDFGSVLGATAATIGEFLRQESGSWDFHPGINGFDDDPATFTREMGRA; this is encoded by the coding sequence GTGAGCGCGATCAACAAGGGGATCCGCAAGGTCGAAGTCGCACTCAAGTGGGATCCGAGTCCGACGGGGCAGCCGGACACCGACCTGGACATCGTCGCCGCGACCTACGTGGCGGGCGATCCGTACGGCGATCCCGCCTATGTGGTGCACTTCGACAGCCGATCCCCCGACGGCACCATCTATCTCAACCGGGACAGCAAGGACGGCAAGGGCTTCGGGTGGGACGAGGTGATGACCCTCGAACTCGAGCGGCTGGACGCCCGGTACACGCGTGTGGTGGTCGGCGCGGTCATCCAGCAGCGCTCCGCGCACCGCACCTTCGTCGGCGTGGCCAACCCGGCTCTGCGCATCCGTGAGGGCTACACGGTCCTGGCCGAGGACGACTTCGGCAGCGTTCTCGGCGCGACGGCCGCGACGATCGGGGAGTTCCTACGCCAGGAATCCGGCAGTTGGGACTTCCACCCCGGGATCAACGGCTTCGACGACGACCCGGCGACCTTCACCAGGGAAATGGGCCGGGCGTGA
- a CDS encoding DUF6215 domain-containing protein, with product MAEQQIADAVTGGGQSDKGPSEWGQALAALVVVGGLAALLLSGTFQQKSSDPEPAMCDATDDARPSKPVSGAQLCTALNRTDLPTLLGTPTESAMNASGNESASTWADGTKSVTPEAEVQLATYSVKLSTSDDDIAVADMAAFLGSTAQARTIGGHPAVLYSDRTIALKFTFGGSGKVDTGPGGIARSLLVAKDIKDGGGFYEVAIWRQDDVVPDDVALLRVAETVLPTVPGWTVG from the coding sequence ATGGCCGAGCAGCAGATCGCCGATGCCGTAACGGGTGGGGGACAGTCCGACAAGGGCCCCAGCGAGTGGGGTCAGGCCCTCGCCGCACTGGTGGTGGTCGGGGGGCTCGCAGCTCTTCTGTTGTCAGGGACCTTTCAGCAAAAGTCCAGCGACCCCGAGCCGGCCATGTGTGACGCCACGGATGACGCGAGGCCCTCGAAGCCCGTATCCGGAGCGCAGTTGTGCACGGCGCTGAACCGGACGGACCTCCCCACGCTGCTCGGCACACCGACCGAGTCCGCGATGAACGCCAGCGGCAACGAGAGCGCGAGTACCTGGGCCGACGGGACCAAGTCCGTCACACCCGAGGCGGAGGTCCAACTGGCCACCTACTCCGTGAAACTCTCGACGTCGGACGACGACATTGCGGTGGCCGACATGGCCGCCTTCCTGGGGAGTACCGCGCAGGCCAGGACCATAGGCGGGCACCCGGCGGTCCTCTACTCGGACCGGACCATCGCCTTGAAATTCACCTTCGGTGGTAGCGGCAAGGTCGACACCGGTCCCGGCGGCATCGCCCGCAGCCTGCTGGTCGCCAAGGACATCAAGGACGGCGGCGGCTTCTACGAAGTCGCCATATGGCGCCAGGACGATGTCGTGCCCGATGACGTCGCGTTGCTCCGTGTCGCCGAGACGGTGCTGCCGACGGTCCCCGGATGGACCGTCGGCTGA